One Terriglobia bacterium genomic window carries:
- a CDS encoding YciI family protein has translation MRYMFLIYSQETDEPRSQEEMQQVMQDHAAVLRDAGRKGVLLGVERLKSTGTATTVRFDQGFPVTVDGPFAETKEQLAGYYILECKDLDEAIEWGKRIPTVCKGREGCIEIRPVDDLPKLP, from the coding sequence ATGCGCTACATGTTTCTGATCTATTCGCAGGAAACGGACGAGCCCCGCTCGCAGGAGGAGATGCAGCAGGTCATGCAGGACCATGCAGCCGTCCTGCGGGACGCCGGACGGAAGGGAGTGTTGCTCGGAGTCGAACGGCTCAAATCGACGGGTACCGCGACGACCGTCCGGTTCGACCAGGGTTTCCCGGTAACAGTCGACGGGCCATTCGCGGAGACGAAGGAACAGCTTGCGGGATATTACATTCTCGAGTGCAAGGATCTGGACGAAGCGATCGAATGGGGAAAGCGGATTCCAACAGTGTGCAAAGGCCGCGAAGGATGCATTGAAATCCGCCCGGTTGATGATCTGCCGAAACTTCCGTAG